Genomic window (Castor canadensis chromosome X, mCasCan1.hap1v2, whole genome shotgun sequence):
ATGAGCTTCATTATCTTTTCTCTCCCAGGTCTCAGGGAGCTTAGGGCCTGGAGTAAGAGGAGACACCAGGACGTGAGAGGGAGCCAAGCCTGATCATCAGAAGGAGCTGTCCAGGATCTGCCAGGAGTCAAGGTGAGGAGAGAGGGAGTCCCCTTACCGAACACACATGACCTAAGTCCCTCACCTCCCCATTCCACCAGCTAGAAGAAAACCTATGGGGTGTAGGGGGATTAGGATGCAGTTCTCAGTGAGGACAATCATGTGCTCCTTCTCTCCTCCAGGCCTGTGAGTCCCCATCCCCAAGCTCCTGCCCACCCTCCTGCTTGCTGTCCTCAAGGAAAGTCATGATGCCTCATGGTCAGAAGAGCCAGCAACCTAAGCTGGAGGGGAATGCTCAGGCCCAAAGAGAGGCCCCGGGCCTGGTGGATGCGCAGGTCCCTGTGGCTGAGGAGGAGGGGGATACTGGCAACCCTTGTTTCTCCTCTACTCTTCTGATACCAGTCACTCCAAGAGATGTGCCTCCTGCTGGGACACCGTGTTGTCCCCAGAGTCCTCAGAGAGCCACCTGTCCCCCCGCTAGCTCGGTGTCCAGTCCAGGGAGCCAATTCAACCAGGGCTCCAGAAGCCGTGGAGGGGAAGGTCTGGTCCCCCGGAGCAGGCTGGTAAGCCCTGAGTCCTTAATGCGAGAAGCAATATCCTTGGTGCCATCCCTGCTCCTCAAGTATCAAATGAAGGAGCCAATCACCAAGGCAGAGATGCTAGATTATGTCAGGAGAAGTCACCAGGATTACTTCCCTGCAGTCTTCAGCAGAGCCTGTGATTGCTTGCATCTGGTCTTTGGCATTGAAATGAGGGAAGTGGACCCCTCCAGCCACTCCTATATCCTTGTCACTTCCCTGGGGCTGACATATGATGGGTTGCTTAGTGATAAGCAGGGCATGCCCAAGACGGGCCTGCTGATCATCACCCTGAGTATCATCGTTGTGGAAGGCAACTATGCCTCTGAACAGGTTTTCTGGGAAGGGCTGAGTATGATGGGGGTTTATGCTGGGAGGGAGCACTACTTCTATGGGAATCCCAGGAAGCTCATCACTGAAGATTTTGTGCAGGAGCAGTACTTAGAGTACCGCCAGGTCCCCAACAGTGATCCTGCTTGCTATGAGTTCCTGTGGGGCCCAAGGGCCTATGCTGAAACCAGCAGGATTGAAGTCCTGAAACACTGGGCCAAGTTCAGTAGACGTGTTCCTAGGTTCCTCCAATCCCTGAATGATCGGGCTTCTAGAAATGAGGAAGAGGGGGCCCAAGCATGAATTGTCCTCCGCAAGAACCACTGTGGGTCCAGGTGACATTGTTCCGTAGCCTGGGCCACATTCAGTAGCTTCTTCTGCCCCATGTGAAATGAAGCTCATTGTTCATTTGTGTTTGGAGAGAGAAGTCAGTCTTCTCAGTAGTGGAGCCCCAGGTAGGCTGAGGGCATAATATTGTAGAAAAATTTTTGTCTTCCTGTTTATTTGGGAAACGTTGAACTTGACCTTTGTTTCCTTTGGAAGTTTTCTGATGTCCCTTTTAATGGAAGGTTTACTTAGCTTCAGAATGGAAGGTTATGAAGGACAGTAGTCACTCATTTATTGCTGTTAATATAGTTTAAGAGGGAGTCTTGTTAATTTTTCAACCAACTGGGAAACCCATGTAGTTTTGTGACTTGGAGCAGGGTAACATGGCAGTGTGTGGCTATTTCCTTAGATGTGAGTAAGGACAGAACACAAAACAGCGTGAAGAGTAAGAGAAAGTAAGATCAATTCTAGCTTTCTCTTTGGTCTTCCTCGTGACGTTAAATAATATGTGTATTTACCTGGATTTGCTTGGCTATCTGAGAATATAGATGAAACTATAACTTAATAAATAATTTCACAACTCACTGTCTCATTTATTCTTCAAACTTCCATTGAACCCCAGCTCTCTGGGAGGCCTTTGAGTAGTGGTGAAGTTACTAGTAGACCAGGGCATCCAGGCCCACCACCCTTACTTTAGAACAGCAGTGTCTAGGAGCCTCAGCCATAAGGGAGGTGTGGATAGGTGGGGCCCAGGCGAGAGTGAGTGAGTGTCAATGCCCTGAGCCAAGGCAGTTCTGGGGCTTCAGGAAACCACAATTCCTTCCATGGGGTTTGAGTGTAATGAGGTTATAAGGTGACCATGGAAGGATCCTCGATGCTGTGACTTAGGCTGAGGGTGGAAAACTGCTCTGCGCAGTTCCTTTTGCATGCTGGGTATTGCAGAGGGGGAACAACCTCCTGGGGCAGATATGAGAGGTGCTGCTAAACACGGCACCAAAAGTAGCTGATCTTCCCCATTGTCTACAGGGATTTCCTAAGAGAAGGGTAGTTCTCTCATGAGGTGTGGCCTCACTTGGCTTCCACGTGGCGTTCTGCTTGAGTCACAACAGgctatttaaatgattttttaatatgtTATCTTGATTGTATTTGCCATTTACAAGGCAACGCTAGATTTTGGGGTGGtgatgaaatgaatgaaaatgtttttggAGGAAACAGCCTCTGGGTGGGAAAGAAAGAGCTGGTCCTTGACTCCAACTCTAGGAGTTTCCCCTACAGGAAGAGTCCTTCACACCCAGATTCTCCAATGAGTCCTCTTAACATGAACATTAACTCAGTTTTATTCATGGTATTTCATTTGGGGTGATTACCTAGTCCTTGTACCACTGATGTGCATCGTCTCTGAAGTGTCCTGGAGAACAATGACCTCATGAACAACATTCCACTTTGGGAGGGGCTGGGATCAAATACTGGGAGAAGTAACAGCCACTGCCCTTCACTAGTTTCAGCACACGTAAGGCACTGCCCAAGTTGGCTTTACATTCACAACAGATGTCCCAGCATTCCTACTGGACAGGGCTTATTGTGAAGAATCACTGAAAGAAGAGTCAGGAGGTGGGGCTTCATGGGACAGAGACCAAATGTCAATGCTCTGAGCCAAGGTCTTTGGGACTCCTTTGCTCTGGCTCTGGGGTTTCAGGGAGTCGTTGACTAGatttagaagagaagaaaatagtaaTGATACTGTGTTGTCTTGACATTTATGAGTTGTGTTTCAGGAAGGAAGCAGCAGGGATTTGAATACATAAGTAAACAAAGATGAGGGCAGAAGGATTAGTTGATTGGGCAGTATGCTGGTCATTTGACCAGTTGAGTGGTCATTTAGACCAGTTGAGTGATAGAACGTTCACTGTGGAGAAAGTGAGGCGAGAAACTACAGATAGCACTTTTAAGTAACTGGAAAGTGGATTTGTTGTGAAAGGAAGCATGAAGTGGGCGCCTGAGCCCTTGAGAAGTGAGCTCTGTGATGGCAGGGTCTTCCCCTGTATTTTTTTCACCGCTGACCTCCAGCACTTGGAACTTTGCCCAGAATGAGGGAGGTGttcaattaatattttcaaatgagtGAATGGTGCTGTAGATGAAGGGTAATCCAGAGAAACGCTGTGTCAATGACATCTAGCAAAACTGTGTCCCTTCCTTGTTCCTAGGCAAAGTGTCACAAGGTGTCAAAGCTTCAACAAGAAGAGAGGGGACCTCCCAGAATCACATCTCCAACATAAAGTTAAAAGTCCCTACAGCAGCCAATTTTCTCCAGGAAAGTGTGATGCCAGTTCTTACGGTTTTAGAATGAGATTAAACGAGAAATGGAGCTATGAAATGCTATGACAGAGAAAGATTTCCCTTTATTATATGCATTATTTGCAGAATCTCTCTTTTGGAAATAGTCTGGAGACATGGCCCAAACTCCCATGACATCCAGCAGCACAATTTGACATCAATAACACGACCAGAAAAATTGTGAATCAGAGTTGTCTACTTTTAAGTTAGCTACAGACTCCAAGTTGTCATTGATGCTGGAATCTGTCTCCTAGAGTCAGTAACCCATATCTCCTGAAGTTGATTCTCGTGGTGTAAGCTGTTTTAATAGTCACAGACAGTAATGATAAGGGCCTAGAGGAAAACTGGCAGTGCTTATAAAAGCCAGGAGCCAATTTGAGAAAtgctaataaaatggaaagtgGCAGGGTGTGGTAACTACTTGAACACTCCCAGATCATGGCTTTGGTGACTGTGAGGATGATGTCATCATCGCTGAAGTGAGAGACACAAGGAGGGTATTAACTTGCATTGGATGGGGCAAGAGTGAGATGGCAAGTTCATTTTGAACTTGTGTTGGAGACGTCTGTGGAAGGTCCAGTTAGAGATGTCAAGTGGATTGCTTGTTATATAGGTATAAGTTTGGCAGGGGTCGGGGAGGAGGTTCTAAAGTTTAGAAGTGAAGAAAGGTTACAGACTTCAGAAGGGACCCTGGGTACCTACCATTTGGAAGATTGTAAAAGAAGTGACAGCCCCAAAAGGAGTAAGAAAGAACTAGTATTGTAAAGAGCAGAGTTTTGAAGGACAGAATGGTCAGCAGTATTCAATACTACCAAGCTGTCCAGTAAGAAGAATACTAAGACTAATAGTGGATTTAGCAACCTGAAAGTCACTGATGACCTAGACAAAAGTAGCTTCTGTGGAGGCCAGAATAATGGAGGAAATTAATAAGTAAGTAGGAGATTGACAAGTGGTGGAAACCGTGAGCACACATACATCTTTCCAGAAGTCTGAtggtggagggagaaggggaaagatGCAATCAATGATTGCTGAAGGATAAAGGATCATAAGAGGAGTCATGATGGTAACAAAAATGTAGATGTATGTCCAAACTCACAAAATTGTATATGCTGTgtacagtatttattttttgcataccAATTTTGCTTCAGTAAAGCTGGATAAAGAGAAAAACTTAGGCCATATATTTATAACTTTAAAGACTCAAGGCTAATGAGGAAGATATTAGAGaaaatttgagagagagagagagagagagggagcgagagagagatgagaagacagagaaaggcaaTAGGTGTGTGAAGAATTGGAAATGTGCTTATGTGAACAGGAGGAGACACATCACTGAGGGTGAAGGTAAAGTGGTCAGAGAAGACTTCATAAATTAATAAGGGGTCACCGTCAGTAGAATGAGGGATGTaatttcttgcttctaacttttgaCTGATTGAGAAAACATTGAAATCGTGTATATTAATGGCTACCCCATAATATTGAATGCATACCTGCATTGCACACTGTTTAAATCAAGTCACAACATATCTACCTGCTCGCTGATCACTTTAttatggtgaaaactttcaaaacccTTTCTTCCAGCCTTCTGAAGTGTACTGTGTAATTGTTCTCTATAGTTCCCCTACTAAGCAATAGCCCGCCAAAACTTCTTACTCCTATCTTACTGCAACTTAGTACATGCTGATAGCCTTTTCCCCAAGACAAGTGCAGCTACTGATGGCCTGAATTTTGTCAGGAAGCATGTCAACTTTGTTTTCTGTAGGCCTTAAGGATGACAGTTGATTTGGAGGGTTGAGGAAAGCAGAAAAGGTTTGAATTAGTGATTAGTGAATAAATACTATCAGGGATTTTTTGGATAGCTTCTTAGCAATCATATCAGACGTTTTTGAGCTTGACTCTCAGAGCTTAACTTCCAACTCTATCTGCTGGATGACAACTGGGGAAGTAGATCACTATGACCAGGGAAAATGGTTCCCTGGTATCAATGACTATTCAACTGAGGATGAACCCTGATTTAATAATGAGGCCAATCATGGTTGATTGATTTTCCCCAGCTGGGATCAGGGTAGATTGtaaaaccaaagaaattataTTGTGGGCTATTGGTCCATCCAGGATTGTGGTTGTGTTGAGTGGATGCAGAGAAATGAGTGCAAAGTAATGAAGGGTGCTGCAGACAGAGTTGATCCACCATGATCAACCAAGCCTCACTGGTCCACCAGGAATGAGAGCCTTGAAGACTTGAAGGAAGTTGCTGGACTGGGACTAAAAGAATGCATCTCAGGACTGTAGGTCTATCTGAGATCAAGGATAAGTGAAGTAGAAGAAAAGGTGTGAGAGAGTTCAAAGTGTCAGAGCACTGATCAAGGAATGTCATTTGACATCTGCTGATAACAGCTTACCTAGGTCTTCAGCATCTGAGCTTTCAGACAGTGTTCCACATCTGTTTGCACTACTGACAATAGATGACAACTCCTTAGATTCTAGTATCAGGTAATATTTGGCAGCAGGAGTGTAGGGAGTGTGTGACTAGGCTTAGAATTTCCaagtctttttgagatagggaagGAATAATAAATTTGGGAGCCAGAAGAGTAAGATGGAGcactttcaaatgaaagaaagcacCATGAATGACTAATTAGTAAGAAGACACTTTTGTCTCTTGGACCAACTGAGAGATCTGTATGCTTTGGAACATAGTGACGTTTTACAATTCCTTAGTAAGAGATGGGAGCACTATGGGGCATTTCATATGTGCAATGGCATTAATTGGACTAAAATTGGTTCTATTCCTCTCtctccatgtatatatttatgatataGTTGATTTATTCTATGTGTAAATATAGAATACAGGAGACTGACAAAATTAAAACAGACCTGAGTGCTGAATGGAGAcgatttgttttcttaattacttGGAGAAGGCTGGGACAAAGAAGGTCAAATGTCAGGTTCTGGCACATGATAGCTTAATGATGTAGCAAGCTGACCTGAGTCACAGCTTCAGCAAGGAATAGTCATCTCTATTGCCGTATGGCTGCACTCTATCTGTGGAACCTCACAACCCTGGCACCCCTTGCTTAGTGGTAATGGGGCAAAGATGCTCTGGAGCCCTCTGAGGTCCATGGGGAACCAGTCAACCACCTGCTCTCCAGACTACTCTGAACAGCCCTGGCATTCCATGTGAACATTTTCTTTAGTCTGTTCCTGTGACAGACAGAATATCTTTAATACCCTCTTTCGATTTTTACTCTCCTCTGTCAACTCccacagtgcttctcccactttAGTCACTAGAAGAAATACCTGGGGTTCTTGTTCAATGCCATTTCTGACGCAGATCTGGGATGGGGTCTAAGAGCTCCCAGGTGTCCTGATGCTGCTGGTCATGGAGCCACACTCACTCACAACAGGGTTTCTCCAAAAAGGAATTCCTTCATTCCTCAGTTTCCCCTCGTCACTGAGCATCCCCCGTGCACAAGTATTATGTGAGGCACTGGAGTGGGAGTGGGGAACGAAGACCAAGGATTCAGGGAGGAAGAAGATGTAATCCCTCCTCACAAGAGACTAGGCAGTGATATTGCACATGAGCACAATGAAGAGATAGAGCGGACACATTACAAGGACTAAATTGCCTAGGTGTTTTGGAAAGAGGAGGTAGACAGTCAGATGCATCTTTAAAGCTGAGTTGAAGGGCACTAGGTTAAGAAATTGAAAGACATTCCTATCAGAGTGAAAAGCTTGTGCAAAATGCTCACAAGTTTGGGTGGTGATGAGAAGTCTCAGGTAAACGGTTGGTAGAAAGAATAGTGTGTGAGTGAGAGCCAAATTCAGAAAGGCCTTCTCCACCCTGCTAAGAGACTGGTCAGCAAACTTCCCTAGATGTTGAACTGACCAGTCAAGAAATCAGGCAGTTAGGTTTGGCATCTATCTCAAAATAATAGTAACTTCTTATGGATTCCAACTTCCAGAAATGTCCATTCCTTCTGGACTCCCCAAAGTCTACcttggaagaaaaataatgaaaatgtgggaGGAGTTGGCAAAAGGGCAAAGCATTTTCATAGTCATCGTTTGTACCAAATTAATGTGCTACTTACTAATGGTCTTACTTGTATATCAAAGCTAGCCAGCATCAAGGCTCAAGGCTATTAATTTGGGTCTAATTTGCTGTGAGAATTTATGTGCAATATGTAATGGAAATAAATTGAGTGCTTTTCTTTAAGACTCTTATGATCAAGCCTTCAGTCAATTTATATAGCCTGTTTCCAATCATTACACCCCATAGTATAGCCGGGTTTCATCTGTATAGTGATGGCGTTCAGACCTGATAAACTTCTCTAGCAGGGTACGGacagcagggagagagagactgaCAGACTGCCAAAGACAGAGGGATCAAGGGAAGTAAGAAGAAAGGATGAATGGGaagtaggaaggaaagaaatagaaaaaaggcattaaaatgcagtttaaaaatacatttttaaaagaagcacCTAGTGGCTATCACCATGGGCACGAACAGAAGTATGTAGAACATTCTTACAATCAATTTATGGTTTATAAAATGCCaaactgttattatttttaattgcttatGGGAGAGGTGGCATAATCTTTTTCTAGCTTTATACCATTTTAAGCTCATAATAAGGCCTTTTCTGGTGGATTCTACCACCTGGAGCGTGAGTGTGTGATGTATGCATATGATGGCAAGCTCACCCTAAATGGCCACAGCCATTAGCTCTAAGCATTTAGCCACTGGCATTTAGTTTCGCCCCCACAGTAAAATTACTCACCAGGATGAAAGATTCTGCTTTTTCTCACTTATTAATTTTATTGGATTTAATTGCatttggtctttctttttttttaatcttgctgCATGGAGCTAAATAATTGAGTTGATTAAGCCTTCCATTATTGACCAACTTATTTGGGAATAATGAAGCAATCTTACATGAACATAAGAAGTAAACAGATATGTGATTAATTGTTTCTTTCAACCTCTCACCCTATCTATGAAGATACTGAGTAGTACACCCTGGATTCATTACCTTGTCTGGGAAATATGCATAAAAGCCTATAGAATTTGGTCACCACCCTTATGCTCCTTGGGGAATGGCAAAACTGTCAGAAACAAGAAAGAAGGCTGTTTGGTGGAATTTGACTACAAACCTTTATGTCAAGCCTGAGGGAATGGGGAGCCAGACCTCCTTCTTGTCATTAGAACGATGGAGCAGAGAAGTTGTTTAGCAAGTCAGTTCCAACCCTGTGCTAGTCGTTTCATTTCTTTAGGCCTTACATTAAATGAAGTAGAGATACTGACAACTGTCTCCAGAGGGAAATACGAgagttcatttcttcattcatttaacacATATGTATTTAGAACCTCTTCTATGTCAAGTCTTTTAGTTTCTGTAGAGAAgacataataagtaaataaataatgttattaGAGAAGATTTCCCTAAGGAAGTGGTATCTAAGTTGAGATTCAAATGATGAGAAAGAGCCAACCTATAAATATCACAAAGAACAGATTCCAGTCAGAGAGACCACATGAGCAAACTCTG
Coding sequences:
- the LOC141419835 gene encoding melanoma-associated antigen 8-like — encoded protein: MPHGQKSQQPKLEGNAQAQREAPGLVDAQVPVAEEEGDTGNPCFSSTLLIPVTPRDVPPAGTPCCPQSPQRATCPPASSVSSPGSQFNQGSRSRGGEGLVPRSRLVSPESLMREAISLVPSLLLKYQMKEPITKAEMLDYVRRSHQDYFPAVFSRACDCLHLVFGIEMREVDPSSHSYILVTSLGLTYDGLLSDKQGMPKTGLLIITLSIIVVEGNYASEQVFWEGLSMMGVYAGREHYFYGNPRKLITEDFVQEQYLEYRQVPNSDPACYEFLWGPRAYAETSRIEVLKHWAKFSRRVPRFLQSLNDRASRNEEEGAQA